Genomic segment of Clostridium sp. Marseille-P299:
TTAGAAATGGATACTTTATTAAGCGAATATGAAGATTTGAATCATTCTTCTGATGTTAGAGATAGTTTTGAACAATTATTAACAATGATTAATGAGTATCGAAAAGTAAGAGATACAGTTTTGAATCTTGCAAATAATGGAGATTACATAAAAGCCAAAAAAAATCTGCCTCGTATTACAGAAATAAGAACGAAGATAGATGAAGCAATAAATTCTCTAATAGATGAAACACAAAATAATGCAATTACAAAAAATGAAGTAAATAAAAATTTATATTATACAAGTAGAAATAATATTGTTATTATAATCGTTATTGGAGCAGTGCTTGCAATAGTTATAAGTGTGGGTATCTCTTTATCTATTGCAAAAAAGATTAAGAATATGCTTTTATTTGCAAAAGCTCTTGGCGAAGGAGATTTTACATTTAATACATATGTCAAAGGTGAAGATGAACTTGCCCAACTTTCAAATTCTCTTAACGTGGCAAGAGAAAAATTAAGAAGTTTAGTAGCCAATATTTCAGAACAGACACAAGATGTTTCAGCTTCAAGTGAAGAGTTATCGGCTACGTTTGAAGAGCTCTCAAGCACATTTAGCCAAATAGATCAAAATGTTTCTACAATTGTAGGTAAAATTCAAGAAATCAATGTCACAACACAAGAATTATATACAAGTGTTGAACAGGTAGATTCAGGAATCACTCAATTAGCATCGGATTCTTCGGAAAGCAATAGTGAATCACTAAAGATCAAAGAGAGAGCGGTGCAAATTAAAAATAGAGGTGAGAAATCGAAAGAATTAGCAGAGAAGTTGAGCACTGAAAAAAATAAAAAGATTTTAGAAGCAATAGAACAAAGCAAAGTTGTAGAACAAATTATTGGTTTTACAGACTCAATAGCTGAAATAGCGAATCGAACAAATTTAATTGCACTAAATGCTGCGATAGAGGCAGCAAGGGCTGGGGAGCATGGAAGAGGATTTGCAGTAGTGGCAGAAGAAATCCGAACTCTTGCTGAAAAGTCAACCAGTGATGTAAGTAATATTCAAAATATTGTTACAAATGTTAGAAATTCAGTGACTAATCTAACCATACACTCGAAAGATTTATTAGACTTTATCAACACTCAGGTTAGAGAGGATTATCAGTTATTAATAGACACAGGTGTAAGTTATGAAGACGACTCCATCTATGTGGGCAATTTATCTACAAGCATTGCAACCATGTCAGAAGAATTAAGTGCTTCTACGGATGAAATTGCAAATGTAACAGAAGCAATATCAGCGAGCATAGAAAATACGTCAAATAGTTCTGGAGAAATTTTAAGTAGTATAGAAAATCTATCAGTTGCTATGGACGAGATTGCAGGTACAGCCCAACAACAGGCTCGAATTGCGGAGAAGTTAACGCAAATGATTTCACAATTTAAAATTTAGTTTATAGTAAGAATAACATGAATTTCGATAGGCGCTTACTAAAAATGGCTAATGGACTCACATACTTGTGAGCCCATTAGCCATTAAACTTTATTATGTTTATAATGATTTTTAATTAAGAAAACTCCTAGGATATCTGCCAAAGCCCATCCAATAGGAATGGACCACCAGATACCTACAACACCAATAAATGAAATAGAAGAAAGTATATAAGCTAATGTAACGCGTGTACCAAGACTTACGATTGTAAGAATGATTGATACTTCTGGCTTACCAAGACCTCTAAATAAACCATAGAACATAAATAAATATCCAATTAAGCAGTAAAATCCTGCAACAATATAAAGATACATAACTCCGGTTTTTAATATTTCTATTTCATGTTTTTCTATAAATATATACATTAGAGGTTTTGCAAATAGAATAATTAAAGCTGATATGATAACGCAATAAATTGTTATTATTTTAATTGCAGAGCGTATTCCAGTGCGAATACGCTCTTGTTTTTTTGCGCCCAAGCACTGAGCAATAAAAGTAGAGAATGCGTTACCAAAATCTTGGACAGGCATATAAGCAAAACTTTCAATTTTAACAACGGCTGCAAAGGCTGCCATTACAGTAACACCGAAGCTATTAACTAAGCCTTGTATCAATAAAATGCCAAAATTCATAATGGAGTACTGTACGCTTGAAAGTGTAGAATAATTAGCAATCATCTTTACGATGCTTTTATTTAAAAATAAATGTTCGCGTTTTAGGCGAATAATAGGTACACGGACTATACAAAAAATAGCGATACCAACAGCAGAAAATCCCTGTGCTATAATTGTTGCATATGCTGCACCTGCAATACCCATTTTAAGTGGTACAACAAAAATTATATCCAATACAATATTTATAATAGCAGATAAAATAAGAAATATTAGAGGTACGATAGAATTTCCCATACTTCGCATAATTGCGCTAAAAAAATTATAGATATATGTAAAAATG
This window contains:
- a CDS encoding methyl-accepting chemotaxis protein; its protein translation is MNIFQKMSVKAKLLSSFLFCVILLMLVGFLGAFGMKTLNDNAKEIFHYDFKSVTYLHKIEEKLLYIRAEIDNAVLYEEKEKTITSIENIDSFDLEMDTLLSEYEDLNHSSDVRDSFEQLLTMINEYRKVRDTVLNLANNGDYIKAKKNLPRITEIRTKIDEAINSLIDETQNNAITKNEVNKNLYYTSRNNIVIIIVIGAVLAIVISVGISLSIAKKIKNMLLFAKALGEGDFTFNTYVKGEDELAQLSNSLNVAREKLRSLVANISEQTQDVSASSEELSATFEELSSTFSQIDQNVSTIVGKIQEINVTTQELYTSVEQVDSGITQLASDSSESNSESLKIKERAVQIKNRGEKSKELAEKLSTEKNKKILEAIEQSKVVEQIIGFTDSIAEIANRTNLIALNAAIEAARAGEHGRGFAVVAEEIRTLAEKSTSDVSNIQNIVTNVRNSVTNLTIHSKDLLDFINTQVREDYQLLIDTGVSYEDDSIYVGNLSTSIATMSEELSASTDEIANVTEAISASIENTSNSSGEILSSIENLSVAMDEIAGTAQQQARIAEKLTQMISQFKI
- a CDS encoding MATE family efflux transporter, which produces MKTSRDLLNGNETKAIISFAIPMIIGNIFQQLYNVADTIIVGKFIGPNALAAVGSSFSVMVLLTSIIIGFCMGSGAVFSLLFGADQIEKLKNSFFTSFIFIGIVTVIINICSILFIDEILVFINIPPEVFSDSKIYLQIIFYGIIFTYIYNFFSAIMRSMGNSIVPLIFLILSAIINIVLDIIFVVPLKMGIAGAAYATIIAQGFSAVGIAIFCIVRVPIIRLKREHLFLNKSIVKMIANYSTLSSVQYSIMNFGILLIQGLVNSFGVTVMAAFAAVVKIESFAYMPVQDFGNAFSTFIAQCLGAKKQERIRTGIRSAIKIITIYCVIISALIILFAKPLMYIFIEKHEIEILKTGVMYLYIVAGFYCLIGYLFMFYGLFRGLGKPEVSIILTIVSLGTRVTLAYILSSISFIGVVGIWWSIPIGWALADILGVFLIKNHYKHNKV